The sequence tttttatttggaattggTTCTTGGATGAAGGCTTGCCCCCTCTATTCTCTAGTTATTCCTGCTACACTGGACATaagtttctttaaatttatttgatttcgGATTTGTGCTGCCTTTGGACGATACGTATGGTTTACTTAGTTGTGTATAATAGAATTTTCATAAAGTGGCAGTATTTTTCTTGCAAGGAAGTTCTTGATATTGTTTGGACCTGTGTTAGAGTCCTTATCTGTAAAGTGATAATTTACTTCTTGTAGATCGTGAATTACGTGTTAATTTTCTACCTTGTGTGTAGATTTGCACGATCCCATTAGATACAGCCAAAGTTAGGCTTCAGTTGCAGAAGAAAGCTGCCGCAGGGGAGGGGGTGGCTTTGCTGAAATACAGGGGATTGTTAGGTACGGTTGGCACTATTGCAAGGGAAGAAGGACTGGCTGCCCTATGGAAGGGCATTATTCCGGGATTACATCGTCAATGTCTGTTTGGAGGCTTGAGGATTGGATTATATGATCCTGTATGGTTTTATGCGAACCGAAACATGTGAGATTCTTAATTTTCCTTTGCTTTACTTTGTTTTTGACATTTGTCTGCATGCTTGATAGGTTAAAACATTCTATGTTGGCAAAGATCATGTTGGAGATGTGCCATTGTCAAAGAAGGTACTTGCTGCACTCACAACAGGTAAGAACATCCAAGTGATTGTTTATTTTTGTTACCTCTATGGTTattggaaatttgaatattcTTAGTTGATAATTCGCCGTATTTCTAAACAATTATTGAAAGGTCCTTCGTCCTTGCTCCTTATTCTTGGGTAGTGATGATTTTTTTCGTCATTTTTATTGCCTTGACAATATTTGCTTTAAATGTATAAAACAGGTGCTTTGGGAATCATCATAGCTAATCCGACTGATCTCGTTAAAGTAAGACTTCAAGCTGAGGGAAAGCTTCCACCTGGTGTTCCAAGGCGTTATTCTGGTGCTTTAAATGCTTATTCTACCATCTTCAGACAGGTCATATTCCTGAACATTTGTTTTGTCTCGTCCAACTTATTCTTTTGGAAATGAACCTTCCACTTTTTGGCTCTGGAATTTGATTTTCATTATAAATGTTAGGAAGGACTTGGTGCTTTGTGGACTGGAGTTGGACCAAATATTGCCCGCAATGCTATCATAAATGCTGCTGAATTAGCCAGTTATGATCAAGTGAAGCAGGTGGGATAACACTCGATACCTTCATGTTTCCATGTACTGTTCTAACTTCTAATTGCATCTTACactgtttatttaattttatacagACCATTCTGCAAATCCCTGGCTTCACTGACAATGTTGTCACCCATCTCTTTGCTGGCTTGGGAGCTGGTTTCTTCGCTGTTTGCATTGGTTCCCCAGTTGACGTGGTATTGTATTTGTGCACACTTCTTTAAATGTACAACCTGCTAAAGAATTATTCCGGTTGGTTGGATGCCTTTccttcaatttttaaaatg comes from Primulina huaijiensis isolate GDHJ02 chromosome 17, ASM1229523v2, whole genome shotgun sequence and encodes:
- the LOC140962368 gene encoding mitochondrial uncoupling protein 1-like; the encoded protein is MLVRIVRYLFVSLFLYLVMADHGNVKSDISFAGTFASSAFAACFAEICTIPLDTAKVRLQLQKKAAAGEGVALLKYRGLLGTVGTIAREEGLAALWKGIIPGLHRQCLFGGLRIGLYDPVKTFYVGKDHVGDVPLSKKVLAALTTGALGIIIANPTDLVKVRLQAEGKLPPGVPRRYSGALNAYSTIFRQEGLGALWTGVGPNIARNAIINAAELASYDQVKQTILQIPGFTDNVVTHLFAGLGAGFFAVCIGSPVDVVKSRMMGDSGYKNTLDCFVKTLKNDGPMAFYKGFIPNFGRLGSWNVIMFLTLEQAKKFVRSLESS